The Labrus bergylta unplaced genomic scaffold, fLabBer1.1 SCAFFOLD_224, whole genome shotgun sequence genome contains a region encoding:
- the LOC136178480 gene encoding fap1 adhesin-like, with product MRVSDSRDVSGCKRLTWIIITCSVDLMSELQSELQSELQSEIQSELQSEIQSELQSELQSELQSELQSEIQSEIQSEIQSELQSELQSEIQSEIQSEIQSELQSELQSELQSELQSELQSEIQSELQSELQSEIQSEIQSEIQSELQSELQSELQSEIQSEIQSEIQSELQSELQSEIQSELQSELQSEIQSELQSELQSELQSEIQSEIQSELQSELQSEIQSELQSELQSEIQSELQSELQSELHSELQSELHSELHSEIQSELQSELQSELHSELHSELQSELHSELQSEIQSELQSELHSELRSELHSELHSEIQSELQSELQSEIQSEIQSEIQSELQSELHSELHSELQSELHSELQSEIQSELHSELHSELQSELHSELHSELHSELHSELQSELHSELQSELQSELHSELQSEIQSELHSELQSELQSELHSELHCELQSELHSELQSEIQSEIQSELQSELQSELHSELQSEIQSELQSELHNELQSEIQSELQSERNRASYRVSYTASYTASYTARYRARYR from the exons ATGAGAGTGAGCGACA GTAGAGACGTGTCAGGATGTAAACGCCTCACATGGATCATCATCACCTGCAGCGTGGACCTCATGAG CGAGTTACAGAGCGAGTTACAGAGCGAGTTACAGAGCGAGATACAGAGCGAGTTACAGAGCGAGATACAGAGCGAGTTACAGAGCGAGTTACAGAGCGAGCTACAGAGCGAGTTACAGAGCGAGATACAGAGCGAGATACAGAGCGAGATACAGAGCGAGCTACAAAGCGAGTTACAGAGTGAGATACAGAGCGAGATACAGAGCGAGATACAGAGCGAGTTACAGAGCGAGTTACAGAGCGAGTTACAGAGTGAGCTACAGAGCGAGTTACAGAGTGAGATACAGAGTGAGCTACAAAGCGAGTTACAGAGTGAGATACAGAGCGAGATACAGAGCGAGATACAGAGCGAGTTACAGAGCGAGCTACAGAGCGAGTTACAGAGTGAGATACAGAGCGAGATACAGAGCGAGATACAGAGTGAGTTACAGAGCGAGTTACAGAGCGAGATACAGAGCGAGTTACAGAGCGAGTTACAGAGCGAGATACAGAGCGAGTTACAGAGCGAGTTACAGAGTGAGCTACAGAGCGAGATACAGAGCGAGATACAGAGTGAGTTACAGAGCGAGTTACAGAGCGAGATACAGAGCGAGTTACAGAGCGAGTTACAGAGCGAGATACAGAGCGAGTTACAGAGCGAGTTACAGAGTGAGCTACACAGCGAGTTACAGAGTGAGCTACACAGCGAGTTACACAGCGAGATACAGAGCGAGTTACAGAGCGAGTTACAGAGTGAGCTACACAGCGAGTTACACAGCGAGTTACAGAGTGAGCTACACAGCGAGTTACAGAGCGAGATACAGAGCGAGTTACAGAGTGAGCTACACAGCGAGTTACGGAGTGAGCTACACAGCGAGTTACACAGCGAGATACAGAGTGAGCTACAAAGCGAGTTACAGAGCGAGATACAGAGCGAGATACAGAGCGAGATACAGAGCGAGTTACAGAGTGAGCTACACAGCGAGTTACACAGCGAGTTACAGAGTGAGCTACACAGCGAGTTACAGAGCGAGATACAGAGTGAGCTACACAGCGAGTTACACAGCGAGTTACAGAGTGAGCTACACAGCGAGTTACACAGTGAGCTACACAGCGAGTTACACAGCGAGTTACAGAGTGAGCTACACAGCGAGTTACAGAGCGAGTTACAGAGTGAGCTACACAGCGAGTTACAGAGCGAGATACAGAGTGAGCTACACAGCGAGTTACAGAGCGAGTTACAGAGTGAGCTACACAGCGAGTTACACTGCGAGTTACAGAGTGAGCTACACAGCGAGTTACAGAGCGAGATACAGAGCGAGATACAGAGCGAGTTACAGAGTGAGTTACAGAGTGAGCTACACAGCGAGTTACAGAGCGAGATACAGAGCGAGTTACAGAGTGAGCTACACAACGAGTTACAGAGCGAGATACAGAGCGAGTTACAGAGCGAGAGAAACAGAGCGAGTTACAGAGTGAGCTACACAGCGAGTTACACAGCGAGTTACACAGCGAGATACAGAGCGAGATACAGA